One window from the genome of Hemiscyllium ocellatum isolate sHemOce1 chromosome 28, sHemOce1.pat.X.cur, whole genome shotgun sequence encodes:
- the oaz1a gene encoding LOW QUALITY PROTEIN: ornithine decarboxylase antizyme 1a (The sequence of the model RefSeq protein was modified relative to this genomic sequence to represent the inferred CDS: deleted 1 base in 1 codon), protein MVKTSLQRILNSHCFAREKEGNKMPSMTFSSNTSTESPRLSSSCCRNPGPGPLWCSDVPHPPLKIPGGRGNGQRDHNLAANILYSDNRLSVTEDSSANGRTKILHFQSKLTDARIVHWRAVLNNNNLYIELPGGVLPEGSKESFAILLEFAEEHLQAEHVFICFHKNRDDRASLLRTFSFLGFEIVRPGHPLVPKRPDAFFMVYTFERDSSDEE, encoded by the exons ATGGTCAAGACCTCCCTTCAGCGCATTTTGAATAGTCACTGTTTTGctagagagaaagaaggaaacaaAATGCCATCCATGACGTTTAGTAGTAATACTAGTACCGAAAG TCCCAGGCTGTCATCCAGTTGCTGTCGTAACCCTGGTCCGGGGCCTCTGTGGTGTTCC GATGTCCCTCACCCACCCTTGAAGATCCCAGGTGGGCGAGGGAATGGTCAAAGGGATCACAATCTTGCAGCTAACATACTGTATTCA GATAATCGGCTGAGTGTCACAGAAGATTCGAGTGCAAATGGCAGGACTAAAATTCTCCACTTCCAGTCCAAGCTTACTGATGCAAGAATTGTTCACTGGAGAGCAGTACTGAATAACAACAATCTGTACATTGAACTCCCAGGTGGAGTCTTGCCAGAAGGAAGCAAAGAAAG ttttgcCATCCTGCTTGAATTTGCAGAAGAACATCTTCAAGCTGAGCATGTGTTCATTTGCTTCCACAAGAACAGGGATGATCGAG CTTCACTGCTTCGCACATTTAGCTTTCTTGGCTTTGAGATTGTGAGACCTGGACATCCCCTCGTCCCGAAAAGACCAGACGCTTTCTTCATGGTGTATACATTTGAAAGAGACTCATCTGATGAAGAATAA